From Pedobacter cryoconitis, one genomic window encodes:
- a CDS encoding ABC transporter ATP-binding protein: MPVCSKSLRIFVSMATNRLFNKSSLQNSKKESLTLKERFAALGNLPEFFKMVWQTSPRMTISNLFLRIARSATPLAMLYVGKLIIDQVILYSKTPQQHDLTYLWELIALEFVLAICSDLLSRAISLLDSLLGDLFSKHTSIQIMEHAATLDLDQFEDSVFYDKLERARQQTVGRTILLSQVMSQLQDLITMGFLAAGLIAFNPWLILLLFVAILPSFLGESYFNDQSYALTRGQTPERRELDYLRFLGASDETAKEIKIFNLSGFVIDRFSLLSDRFYKANKRLAVQRSAWGVFFALLGTAGYYGAYIVIILDAVSGKVTIGELTFLAGSFRQLRTLLEGILTRFTAVSQGAIYLRDFFEFFEIMPKITTAAKPIPFPKTIQTGFTFEDVGFRYLNSERWANRHLNFTLFPGEKLALVGENGAGKTTLVKLLARLYDPTEGRILLDGIDLKAYDLADLRMNLGIIFQDYIRYQMSFSQNIAVGNIKEKDNETLIKAAAHQSLADQLAEKLPGHYDQVLGKRFSEGVELSGGEWQKVALARAYMKDAQLLILDEPTAALDARAEYEVFQRFSELTHGKSAVLISHRFSTVRMADRILVLEKGELVEIGSHQELLDKNGRYAELFNLQAMGYR; this comes from the coding sequence ATGCCAGTCTGTTCGAAGAGTTTACGTATTTTTGTAAGCATGGCGACAAACAGGTTGTTCAATAAATCTTCTCTTCAGAATTCTAAAAAAGAAAGTTTAACGCTCAAAGAAAGATTTGCAGCTTTAGGTAATTTACCGGAATTCTTTAAAATGGTCTGGCAGACAAGCCCCAGAATGACCATTTCAAACTTGTTTTTGCGGATAGCGCGTTCTGCTACTCCGCTGGCGATGTTATATGTGGGTAAGCTGATTATTGATCAGGTGATCTTGTACAGTAAAACACCACAGCAGCATGATCTGACTTATTTGTGGGAGTTGATTGCGCTGGAATTTGTACTGGCAATCTGTTCAGATTTGTTAAGCAGGGCGATCTCACTGCTGGATAGTTTATTGGGAGATCTTTTTTCCAAGCATACTTCTATACAGATCATGGAACATGCTGCCACGCTGGATCTGGATCAATTTGAGGATTCTGTTTTCTATGATAAACTGGAACGCGCAAGACAGCAAACTGTAGGGCGCACGATTTTACTTTCGCAGGTGATGAGCCAGTTACAGGATCTGATTACGATGGGCTTTCTTGCAGCAGGTTTGATTGCATTTAATCCGTGGTTGATTTTATTGTTATTCGTCGCTATCCTGCCTTCTTTTTTAGGAGAATCTTATTTTAATGATCAGAGTTATGCGTTAACCAGGGGACAAACTCCTGAAAGAAGAGAGTTGGATTATCTTCGTTTTCTGGGTGCGAGTGATGAAACAGCCAAGGAGATCAAGATATTTAATCTTTCTGGTTTTGTAATTGACCGGTTTTCACTTTTATCAGACAGGTTTTACAAGGCGAATAAAAGATTGGCTGTACAACGTTCGGCATGGGGTGTGTTTTTTGCCTTATTAGGTACGGCAGGGTATTACGGAGCTTATATAGTGATTATCCTGGACGCGGTTTCCGGAAAAGTGACCATTGGGGAACTTACCTTTTTAGCGGGTTCTTTCCGGCAGCTCAGAACTTTACTGGAAGGAATCCTGACGCGTTTTACTGCGGTATCTCAGGGAGCTATTTATTTACGTGATTTCTTCGAGTTCTTTGAGATTATGCCAAAAATCACCACTGCGGCAAAACCTATCCCCTTCCCAAAGACTATTCAAACAGGCTTTACTTTTGAGGACGTTGGCTTCCGCTACCTGAATTCTGAGCGCTGGGCAAACAGGCATTTGAACTTCACGCTGTTTCCAGGTGAAAAACTAGCATTGGTTGGTGAAAATGGTGCTGGAAAAACTACGCTGGTGAAGTTACTTGCACGGTTATATGACCCTACGGAAGGCCGGATTTTATTAGATGGCATAGATCTGAAAGCGTATGATCTTGCAGATTTAAGGATGAACCTGGGAATTATCTTCCAGGATTATATCCGCTATCAAATGAGCTTTTCTCAAAACATAGCGGTTGGGAATATCAAAGAGAAAGATAATGAGACTTTGATTAAAGCTGCTGCACATCAGAGTCTGGCCGATCAGCTTGCAGAAAAATTACCGGGACATTATGATCAGGTATTAGGGAAAAGGTTTTCTGAAGGTGTGGAGCTTTCTGGCGGAGAATGGCAAAAAGTAGCTTTGGCCAGAGCTTATATGAAAGATGCACAATTGCTAATTCTCGATGAGCCAACTGCTGCGCTTGATGCGAGAGCTGAATATGAGGTTTTTCAAAGATTTTCAGAGTTAACACATGGAAAATCAGCGGTTCTGATTTCTCACCGTTTTTCTACGGTAAGAATGGCTGATAGAATCCTTGTGCTGGAAAAAGGAGAACTGGTAGAAATAGGAAGCCACCAGGAGTTACTGGATAAAAACGGACGATATGCAGAATTGTTTAATCTTCAGGCCATGGGTTACCGGTAG
- a CDS encoding KUP/HAK/KT family potassium transporter: MANHKDVNKLTAAGLLISLGIIYGDIGTSPLYVFKAIIGDRLITSDLILGGLSCIFWTLTLQTTIKYVIITLQADNKGEGGIFSLYSLVKRKAKWLIIPAMIGGAALLADGIMTPAVTVSSAIEGLGIIYKDLPTVPIVMLIITFLFGIQQFGTSFIGKAFGPIMWLWFTMIAVLGATYVMQFPEILKAINPYYAYHILTTNPEAFLIIGAVFLCTTGAEALYSDLGHCGRSNIRVSWVYVKICLILSYMGQGVWLWQLQGKHLGEINPFFHIMPDWFLIYGILIATVAAAVASQALISGSFTLISEAVRLNLWPKVKINYPSNSKGQLYVPSMNWVLFIGCILVVLIFQKSEHMEAAYGLSITVAMLMTTILVSIFLMRKKVPMYLIVIFLTIYGVIELTFLAGNAVKILHGGWFTLILGMSLFSIMWAWSNGRRIRNRYMRFVDIEKYFPIISKISEDETIPKYASQLVYLTSANFNFEIESSIMYSIIQKHPKRADVYWLLHVDVTDEPFTMEYKVEQLVDKKLIRIDFRLGFRVEQRVNVLFRKVVEEMVKNGEIDITSKYASLKEHNIAGDFRFVVIEKVLSNSNSLRFIERFTMAYYTILKTFSVPEERGFGLDLSFVAVEKVPLIVDIPTDFYLKRLD, encoded by the coding sequence ATGGCAAATCATAAAGACGTCAATAAGCTAACCGCGGCAGGTTTACTAATTAGCTTAGGGATTATTTACGGAGATATAGGTACTTCTCCACTGTATGTTTTCAAGGCAATTATTGGCGACAGGTTAATTACTTCAGACCTGATACTCGGAGGCTTATCCTGTATCTTCTGGACATTAACGCTTCAAACAACTATAAAGTACGTGATCATAACGCTTCAGGCGGACAATAAAGGGGAGGGTGGTATTTTCTCTTTATATTCTTTGGTTAAACGTAAAGCAAAATGGCTCATTATTCCAGCGATGATTGGTGGTGCAGCCTTGCTTGCGGATGGAATTATGACACCAGCAGTAACCGTTTCTTCGGCAATTGAAGGATTAGGTATTATTTATAAAGATCTGCCAACCGTGCCGATTGTTATGCTGATTATTACTTTCCTTTTCGGTATCCAGCAATTCGGAACTTCATTTATTGGTAAAGCGTTTGGCCCGATTATGTGGCTTTGGTTTACGATGATTGCTGTTCTGGGCGCAACTTATGTAATGCAGTTTCCGGAAATCCTTAAAGCGATCAACCCTTATTACGCATATCATATCCTGACTACCAATCCCGAAGCATTCCTGATTATTGGTGCAGTATTCTTATGTACAACTGGAGCAGAGGCACTTTACTCTGATCTTGGTCACTGCGGACGCTCCAATATCCGTGTCAGCTGGGTATATGTTAAAATCTGTTTGATTTTAAGTTATATGGGACAAGGAGTATGGTTATGGCAATTACAAGGTAAACACCTGGGAGAGATTAACCCATTTTTCCATATCATGCCAGACTGGTTCCTGATTTACGGAATCCTGATTGCAACTGTAGCAGCAGCTGTAGCCAGTCAGGCTTTAATTTCAGGATCATTTACCCTGATTTCAGAAGCGGTGAGGTTAAATCTATGGCCAAAAGTTAAAATCAATTATCCAAGTAATTCAAAAGGACAGTTATACGTGCCTTCTATGAACTGGGTATTATTTATAGGTTGTATCCTTGTCGTCTTGATTTTCCAGAAATCAGAGCATATGGAAGCAGCATACGGTTTATCAATTACCGTAGCCATGCTGATGACAACCATCCTGGTCTCTATCTTTTTAATGCGTAAAAAGGTACCGATGTATCTGATTGTGATCTTCCTGACTATTTACGGGGTGATTGAATTAACTTTCCTTGCAGGTAATGCGGTGAAGATATTACACGGAGGATGGTTTACATTAATTTTAGGTATGTCTCTTTTCTCTATCATGTGGGCCTGGTCTAACGGTCGCCGGATCAGAAACAGGTACATGCGTTTTGTGGACATTGAGAAGTATTTCCCAATTATCAGCAAGATCAGTGAAGATGAAACTATTCCTAAATATGCCTCACAATTAGTTTATCTGACCAGTGCCAATTTCAATTTCGAAATTGAATCCTCGATCATGTATTCTATCATTCAGAAACATCCTAAAAGAGCTGATGTATACTGGTTGTTACACGTTGATGTAACCGATGAGCCTTTTACAATGGAATATAAAGTGGAGCAGTTAGTCGATAAAAAACTGATCAGAATTGATTTCCGTCTTGGATTCAGGGTAGAGCAGCGCGTCAATGTACTGTTCAGAAAAGTAGTAGAAGAGATGGTTAAAAACGGGGAAATTGATATCACCAGTAAATATGCTTCTCTGAAAGAACATAATATTGCAGGAGATTTCAGGTTCGTTGTGATTGAGAAAGTACTTTCAAACTCTAACAGTTTACGCTTTATCGAACGCTTTACGATGGCTTACTATACCATCCTTAAAACATTTAGTGTACCAGAAGAAAGAGGATTTGGTCTTGACTTAAGCTTTGTAGCAGTAGAAAAGGTCCCTTTGATTGTTGATATACCTACTGATTTTTACTTAAAAAGGCTGGATTAA
- a CDS encoding helix-turn-helix domain-containing protein, with translation MQLLDTAAYLKNIDFKPKSIFIVHEKLERSLPRHSHTKGQLTYVEGGIAYIHIQNKTYIIPARHYVWIPGGMEHYLNVRNAATVTHNLYFYTEDDHLDPFYQKLGIYPVNSLLFEMLVFAENWTGTIEKKDPGFNFLVAIKDILPQLSTKSFPIALPTTSNTRLRPIVLYLSQNFAQPLTLENLASRFGMGERTLSRLFQSTMSISFLQYLKLLRTVKAIEFIMLGDKTTTEIAYLTGYNSLAAFSKAFFQLTNIRPSDFGKKD, from the coding sequence ATGCAACTTTTAGATACAGCAGCCTACCTTAAAAACATAGATTTCAAGCCAAAAAGCATATTTATCGTCCATGAGAAGCTGGAAAGAAGCCTTCCCAGACATTCTCATACCAAAGGCCAGCTCACTTATGTAGAAGGCGGGATCGCATATATTCATATCCAGAACAAAACTTATATTATTCCTGCCAGACATTATGTATGGATTCCGGGTGGTATGGAACATTATCTGAATGTAAGAAATGCAGCTACGGTTACCCATAACTTATACTTTTATACAGAAGATGATCATTTGGACCCTTTTTATCAGAAACTGGGAATTTATCCGGTAAACAGTTTATTATTTGAGATGCTCGTTTTTGCAGAGAACTGGACCGGGACAATTGAGAAGAAAGATCCCGGTTTTAATTTTTTAGTGGCGATCAAAGATATTTTACCACAGTTAAGTACTAAATCATTTCCGATTGCTTTGCCTACAACATCCAATACAAGGTTAAGACCTATCGTACTGTATCTCTCTCAGAATTTTGCACAACCGCTGACTTTAGAAAACCTGGCCAGTCGCTTTGGGATGGGGGAACGCACCTTATCACGTTTATTTCAATCTACAATGAGCATCTCTTTTTTGCAGTATCTGAAGTTACTCAGAACTGTAAAAGCTATAGAATTCATTATGCTGGGCGATAAAACGACGACAGAAATCGCGTATTTAACAGGATATAATAGTCTGGCGGCCTTCAGTAAAGCATTTTTTCAGCTCACGAACATCAGGCCGTCAGATTTTGGCAAGAAGGATTAA
- a CDS encoding metallophosphoesterase family protein encodes MSSENRKTPLFKLNQPDDTYKFQPLPAPFGEYPYRLNPALILPDPHKMVFQVAGDTGGLKSPSFQKLIAEEMGKQHHQAKNPADQPQFLYHVGDIVYHFGEAEQYERQFFTPYKDYPAPIYAIAGNHDSDVNPNAKPPYSSLTPFTSVFCGKAPRPVPFGTKLNRMSGIQPHVYWTLQTPLANIIGLHSNVPKFGVITEEQKQWFIEELKHAAAERAEKAIVVCVHHAPYSADFNHSSSLPMINIMEDCFEAAGVTPDLVLSGHVHNYQRFNKTYANGDVVPFIVCGAGGFDELHWLVESDDLLYTDKSDLFDHVTLENACTMQHGFLNLEIEKTEVGHQINGKYYAIPHEGLKPGEDASLFEEFTYFCKHGDKQVVQ; translated from the coding sequence ATGTCATCAGAAAATAGAAAAACACCTTTATTCAAATTAAACCAACCAGACGACACCTATAAATTTCAGCCGCTGCCTGCTCCGTTCGGAGAATATCCTTACCGGTTGAATCCAGCATTAATACTACCTGATCCGCATAAAATGGTCTTCCAGGTTGCGGGTGATACAGGAGGATTAAAATCTCCTTCTTTTCAAAAGCTCATTGCAGAAGAAATGGGCAAGCAGCATCATCAGGCCAAAAATCCGGCAGATCAGCCTCAGTTTCTTTACCACGTAGGTGATATTGTTTATCATTTCGGAGAAGCTGAACAGTATGAGCGCCAGTTTTTCACCCCCTATAAAGATTATCCTGCTCCAATTTATGCAATTGCGGGTAACCATGACAGCGATGTGAACCCGAATGCAAAACCACCTTATTCAAGTCTTACTCCGTTTACCAGCGTGTTTTGCGGAAAGGCACCAAGACCTGTTCCTTTCGGTACAAAACTAAATCGTATGAGCGGAATACAGCCTCATGTGTACTGGACTTTACAAACGCCATTAGCAAATATTATAGGACTGCACAGCAACGTTCCTAAATTCGGGGTGATTACTGAAGAACAAAAACAATGGTTTATTGAAGAGCTGAAACACGCTGCTGCTGAACGTGCAGAGAAAGCAATTGTAGTTTGTGTTCACCATGCCCCTTATTCAGCCGATTTTAACCATAGCTCGAGTTTACCAATGATTAATATCATGGAAGATTGTTTTGAAGCTGCGGGCGTAACTCCGGACCTTGTATTAAGCGGACATGTACATAATTACCAGCGTTTTAACAAAACTTATGCGAATGGAGATGTTGTTCCATTTATCGTTTGTGGTGCGGGTGGTTTTGACGAGTTACATTGGTTAGTGGAGAGTGATGACCTCTTGTATACGGATAAAAGTGATCTTTTTGATCATGTTACGTTGGAAAATGCATGTACGATGCAGCATGGTTTCCTAAATCTGGAGATTGAGAAAACTGAGGTGGGACACCAAATCAATGGAAAATACTACGCCATTCCGCATGAGGGATTGAAACCCGGTGAAGATGCCAGTCTGTTCGAAGAGTTTACGTATTTTTGTAAGCATGGCGACAAACAGGTTGTTCAATAA
- a CDS encoding DUF47 domain-containing protein has protein sequence MNSVFNFFSPKDKKFQPLFEQDAKNLVKISQSLLLTVTTEDQEQRIAQFRETEKLEQAGDDITHSIFLELSKNFITPFDREDIHALVSALDDVADYIYATSLNIELYKVNVFSQEIIHLAKLITEMSKDLELAIMELRNFKNTNIIADVCSRINKGESQADFLCNTAIARLFISETDAIELIKQKEILQTLEMATDKCDDAANVLEAILIKNA, from the coding sequence ATGAATTCTGTATTCAACTTCTTTAGTCCGAAAGACAAAAAATTCCAGCCGCTGTTTGAGCAGGATGCTAAAAATCTGGTTAAGATCTCACAAAGCCTTTTGCTTACGGTAACTACTGAAGATCAGGAGCAGCGTATTGCGCAATTCAGAGAAACCGAAAAGCTGGAACAGGCCGGAGACGATATTACGCATTCAATTTTCCTTGAACTGAGCAAAAATTTCATCACTCCTTTTGACAGAGAAGATATCCACGCTTTAGTAAGTGCGCTGGATGATGTAGCGGATTATATCTATGCCACTTCTTTAAATATCGAGCTGTATAAAGTCAATGTTTTTAGCCAGGAAATTATACATCTGGCCAAGTTAATCACAGAAATGTCCAAAGATCTGGAATTAGCGATAATGGAACTCCGTAATTTCAAGAATACCAATATTATTGCTGATGTTTGTTCTAGAATTAATAAGGGAGAGAGCCAGGCAGATTTTCTTTGCAACACTGCCATCGCCCGTTTGTTTATCTCAGAAACAGATGCGATCGAGCTCATCAAGCAAAAAGAGATTCTCCAGACCCTGGAGATGGCTACCGATAAATGCGATGATGCAGCGAATGTGCTCGAGGCTATCCTGATTAAAAACGCATAG